The Gossypium arboreum isolate Shixiya-1 chromosome 4, ASM2569848v2, whole genome shotgun sequence DNA segment AGGGATTTTGTTATTTCCCAGGGAGAATTTATTTATAATCAACTGATTGGTTTGGATGCAACTTCGAGGGTAAATGACCAGGTATTTGCTGGATTGCCTGTTCTTACTGCCCTCAAAGATGAGAGCAGGAAGCGTGAAAATATAGGGCTAGACATGGCACTGTTTTCTGGTGGTGCTCTGACTATTGGTAAAAAAGGAGAGGGGGAAAGCAAATTGGATGAGACATATTCATCTACTCTTACAGCTGAGGAAGATGAGGATGCAAAGTTGGCAAAACTGTTGCAAGAGGAAGAATACTGGAAATCTATGAAACAGAAGAGGAACCAAGGCTCAGCCTCTATGTCAAACAAATTCTATATCAAAATCAATGAAGATGAGATTGCAAATGATTATCCTCTTCCAGCATACTACAAGAATTCTAATGAAGAAACTGATGAACTTGTAGTTTTTGAAAGTGACTTTGATGTGTGTGATCCTGAGGATCTCCCTCGAAGCATGCTCCACAACTGGTCATTTTACAATTCAGACTCAAGGCTGATTTCCTTGGAGCTGCTTCCTATGAAACCATGTGCTGACATTGATGTTACCATTTTTGGTTCTGGGGTTATGACTGCTGATGATGGAATTGGATTCTGTCTTGACAATGACCTTAGTCAGTCTACTTCAGGTTCTTCGAGTGTACTGAATGCTGATGGAATTCCAATTTTTTTGAGTGCTATTAAGGAATGGATGATTGAATTTGGATCATCAATGATATTCATCTCAATCAGGACAGATATGGCCTGGTATTGTCTCATGTTTCTTGATTAGGATTCTGTTGCTATAATATTTTTGCTAATTCATGTTTGATCTACAATGCCTGCAGAAAAGTTTCtagaaagtgaaaaaaaaaaacccatagtTCTTTGCAATTATCTACTAATCTGCAAAACAACCAGATTTCctattcattagttaattagttttaaCTGTGACAAGTTTTTATTTTCTCTCCATTTTTCAGGTATAGACTTGGCAAACCATCAAAGCAATATCTTCCTTGGTATGAACCAGTACTCAAAACAGCAAGGGTTGCGATAAGCATTATTACATTGTTGAAGGAGCAAACACGAGTATCACGCCTCTCTTTCAATGATGTAATTAAGAGGGTGTCTGAGCTCAAGAAGGATAATCGCGCTTTTATATCTTCTGATCCAGCAGCTGTTGAGAGATATATTGTTGTGCATGGACAGATAATACTACAACTCTTTGCAGAGTTTCCTGATGAAAAGATTAAAAAGTGTGCATTTGTGGTTGGCCTTGCGAATAAAATGGAAGAGAGACACCATACAAAATGGTTAGTCAAGAAGAAGAAAGTTGTACACAAGAATGAACCAAATTTAAATCCTCGAGCAGCAATGATGCCTATAGCTTCTATAAGAAAGGCTATGCAGGCGACCACAACGAGGCTAATCAATAGGATTTGGGGGGATTACTATTCAAACTACTCTCCAGAAGATTCAAAGGAGGAAACCAATTGCGAGGTGAAAGATGAAGATGAAAATGAGGAACAAGAAGAAAATGAAGATGATGATGGTGATGCTAATGCTGAAGCTGAAGCTGAAGCTAATTCTGAAGCTGAAGCTGAAGCTGATGCTGAAGCTGAAGCTGAAGCTGATGCTAATGCTAATGCTGAAGATAAACCAATTCCAATGGAGACTCAGAAGTCTCCTTCAGTATCAAAGCAACCAAGACAGTGTTCTACTGAGGAAGTAAGCTGGGATGGAGAGCCTGTAAGCAAAACAAGCACTGATAAGCCTCTTTATAAACGAGCCATTGTACATGGAGAAGTAGTTGTGGTCGGAAGTGCTGTTTCTGTTGAAGTTGATTTGTATGAACTTCCTGCAATCTATTTTGTGGAGTACATGTTTGAAACTTCAAAGGGAAGAAAAATGTTTCATGGACGAATGATGCAGAGAGGATCTGAAACTGTACTTGGCAATGCAGCTAATGAGAGAGAGGTGTTCCTAACAAATAACTGTGGAGATTTTGAATTGGAGGATGTGAAACAGACTGTAGTGGTAGATATTCGATTAAGACCTTGGGGATATCAGCATCGGAAAGATAATGCCAACATGGACAAACTTGATAGAGCAGAAGCAGAGGAGAGGAAGAGAAAAGGACTTCCAATGGAGTATTATTGTAAAAGCTTGTATTGGCCTGAGAGGGGTGCCTTCTTTACGCTCCCCATTGATACTTTGGGTTTGGGTTCTGGTTGCTGCCATTCTTGCCAAGTTAAGGATGCTGGGAGGGCCAAAGAAGTGTTCAAAGTGAATTCGTCAAATACAGGCTTTGTATACAAGGGAACTGAGTACTTTATCCATGATTATGTCTATGTAAGTCCACATCAATTTACAGTAGAAAGGGCTGATACTGAAAACTTTAAAGCTGGGAGGAATATAGGCTTGAAGCCTTATGTTGTGTGCCAAGTGCTAGAGATTATTGTCCCAAAGGGGCAGAAAAAAGTTTGTGAAGAGTCCACCCAAGTTAAAGTCAGGAGATTTTTCCGACCAGAGGACATTTCAGCTGAAAAGGCTTACAGTTCTGATATAAGAGAGGTAGTTGCTATCCTAAAATACGATGACAGTTATAAACTTCTTATTGTCATAGTTTTAGTTATACTTTTCTAtggtaaatttatatgtttttttatttatttaaattttcaggTCTATTATAGTGAAGAAACAGACATTTTGTTTGCTGAGGCAATAGAAGGCAAATGTGAAGTCAGAAAGAAGAATGACGTTCCAGCATGCAATTCTCCAGTAATATTTCATCATGTCTTCTTTTGCGATCGCATATATGACCCTTCCAATGGATCTCTCAAGCAGGTGAGTCCCTTTTGCTTCCTTTGCTGTAGTGCTTGTTGGGAATGATACGTCCATAATCATTTTCATGGTAATTTTTGTTTGCATTTATAATTTGTACCTTTGGAGGATAACTAACTTCCCCCCTTTTTGGTTGGCAAACAGTTACCAGCTCAAATAAAACTGAGGTACTCAACTGGAATTGTGGATAATGAAATTGCATACcagaagaaaaagggaaagggTAAACAGGAAGAAAGTGAATTACAAGTTGAGAAACAGCATGAAGCATCTCAGGAGATCCGCTTGGCTACGTTAGACATATTTGCAGGTTGTGGTGGTCTGTCAGAGGGGTTGCACCAATCTGGTACTGTCTACCTTTTTGTCTATTTCATCAATTTTTATGTGCTTAGCCATATTTATTTCTTAGGCACTTTATGTCCAACCATCTTTTGTTATTACTGGTGTAGGTGTATCATTAACTAAATGGGCAATTGAATATGAAGAGCCTGCTGGAGATGCATTCAAACTCAATCATCCTGAGTCTTTGGTCTTCATTAAAAACTGCAATGTCATTCTTAGGTCCGTATGACAAGTTTGCTCTCCTCTATTCCTCTTTAAATTGCTAATAACTAAAAAGCAAGTTATGATACAGGGCTATTATGGAGAAGTGTGGGGATGTAGATGACTGCATCTCCACTTCTGAGGCAGCTGAATTAGCGGCATCACTTGATGAGAAAGAGATTAATGATTTGCCATTACCGGGGCAAGTAGATTTCATCAATGGAGGCCCTCCATGCCAGGTATTATATATTATAGTTTTCCTTTGTTATCTAATCTCTGGAGTAATTAATAAATGATTCATTAAGAGCAAAGCTGTTTTACTTTGCAGGGTTTCTCTGGAATGAATAGATTTAACCATAGTACATGGAGTAAAGTACAATGTGAGATGATTTTAGCTTTCTTATCATTTGCTGATTACTTCCGGCCAAGGTATTTCCTCTTAGAGAACGTGAGGAACTTTGTGTCTTTCAATAAGGGGCAGACATTTAAGTTAACTCTGGCTTCACTTCTTGAAATGGGTTATCAGGTAGATATTCCTTTCACCTAACAGCAATTTCTGTAGTATACTTGTTATGAGAATACAAATATAAGTACATGTGCGGTTGTGTATGATATTCTGGTTTTGCCTGTTTAGGTGAGGTTTGGTATTTTGGAAGCTGGAGCCTATGGAGTTTCTCAGTCAAGAAAACGAGCATTCATATGGGCAGCCTCCCCTGAAGAGACTCTTCCTGAATGGCCAGAGCCAATGCATGTCTTTGCTGTTCCAGAGTTGAAAGTTACATTATCACATAATTTGCAGTATGCAGCTGTGAGGAGTACTGCAAGTGGAGCCCCTTTCCGTGCAATTACTGTGCGAGATACAATTGGTGATCTACCAGCTGTAGGAAATGGGGCCTCGAAGACAAATTTGGAGGTAACTATATTGAAAATTATTTCCAAAATTGCTTCATTCTATAAAAGGTTGTACATGCATATTCAATTTACAATGTTCTGTTTCCACAGTATCAAAGTGAAGCTGTCTCGTGGTTTCAGAAGAAAATTCGAGGAAACATAGCTGTCCTTACTGATCATATATCAAAGGAAATGAATGAGCTTAACCTGATTCGGTGTCAAAAGATTCCAAAGCGACCAGGTGCAGATTGGCATGATCTTCCAGATGAGAAGGTACATAATCGGCTTCTGTTCTTTGCATCTGTTTTGAAATCTGATCAGAATGAAATTGTTGAGCTGCTGGGTTGTTTGTTTCCTTAAAAATTGCAGGTTAAACTCTCTACTGGACAATTGGTAGATTTAATACCCTGGTGTCTGCCAAATACAGCCAAAAGGCACAATCAATGGAAAGGGCTATTTGGAAGGTTGGATTGGGAAGGGAACTTCCCAACTTCCATCACTGACCCTCAACCTATGGGTAAGGTTGGAATGTGCTTTCATCCAGAACAGGACAGGATTCTGACAGTTCGGGAATGTGCTCGGTCTCAAGTAAGTCATTAAACTTACTGAACATTCATTGCTATTTGGTTTGTGAAAGCTTGGGTAGAATGAAGTAGAAAACATTGGTATAAGCTCTAATGGATATTTTTTGTCTGCCAAAACAGGGTTTCCCAGACGGCTACAAGTTTGCTGGTAACATTCAACACAAGCATCGGCAGATAGGAAATGCGGTTCCACCTCCATTGGCATTTGCATTGGGAAGGAAACTAAAGGAAGCATTAGACAGTAAAAAGTGAATGTAATTTGCAATTTTAGTTGATGGGATTTTGGTAGACTCCTCCATTTTACCTTAGACAAAAGGCCCTTGATTCATTTATAAAAAATTGTTGTCTggctttttttaaaaatatttttttgcgCTCTCTCCCTcgctctctctctatatatattgaTTACAATTGATCAGTTCAATTGGAAATTGGTTGGTTCAGATCAATCTAATATAATTGCTTTTGATGAGAATCACTTTGAATTAGTAAAATCTAGTTTCCATACTCGATGTATGGGTTAATTGTACATATCAATTTTATGtattacataatttaataatttcttgtaaattttatgaaCAATTTGATAAGTATCtatattttatgttaaaagtAATTGGGTAAGGTTTTGtttacaattttaaaatattaataaacgcAACTTTGAACAAATACAAATTAAAGTATAATCGAAATAATAAATttgatatatattaaaaaaaacattGAATAATGAGAATAGACATAAGTATTTGAAGGTTTTATCACAATAATGAAATTCTTTCACTATTAATATATAAAGTAAAAAACAATGAATTTGTACTAAATTAATATGTACATAATTTGTAAAGTAAAAAAATAAGAAATGAAGTAATTTGTGAagtaaaacaataataaaatcaatatatacttaaattaataaaaaattcaataatcactgcatgaaaaaaaaaaggaaaaaaaagaagactACAAAGTATGATAAATATAATCtgaatataaaaaaattgaatatatatatctaATTTGGTGATTACATTATCTTGTATGTTCAATCATGAATAATGATTGTAatcgaattttaaaattaatatacacagaacctttttaaaattaataagaaTAGTCTTAGCATACAAAAATTTTCGAGTATGATTGATAATTATAAGTTACAAATATTAATTatgattaataaattattaattactTCATAACATTGTTCATTTTGAAAAGTATAAGAAATTAGATTTtgagaaattttaaataattaagttttctaaaagtattttcaaatttaataaatatagcATAACAATTTAAAGTTACAATTATGGGATGCAATTTAATATAGTATATAGTTAAATTTTGGCCATTTGTTTTCATAAATTGACATGTGGCAGATTATCATATTTACTCTTAAATTATACCTTTCTAATTTAATTACGTAAAATAATATGAAGAGAATGATTCCCTCCCAATTTTACTCtacaatttttaatataaaacttGACTAATAATGAACTAACTAAATTTAGGaaataaatatttgaaataatataattataattcatTTGATTTACATCATTACTACTTAAAAATTAATTCCGAAAAATTAGTAACATATAACGTGAATTATTGAtatacattaaaatattaataataaaaaacacattttaatggATAATTATCTAAGAATTTTCCTCATCTTTTATTCATAACAAATATTACTATTTTGATTTTTGAATCCTAACAATTTTTACTCACAAATTTTTTTAAACGAactctaataatttttttttcaaattacttTATAGATATTTCTTAAATATTAGTGCTTAATTTTAGGTACATATGTTTTAATGTATATTTGGATAGTGTTTGGAAGCTACCTAGTAATTGGATCGTGTGTAATTGATTATAATTACACTGAGTTAACATATTTGAGTAACTATTATAATTGGTGAGTTTCACCAAATTAGATGTAATTGGAGTACTTACACTTTTTAATTCTTATGGGAGGGTAACAATAAGAGTAATTACGAAGAAAACTACACAcaaattcaaatttttaaaaaatagtttttaTATAAGTTTAAGTTAATAGATTTTTATATTGCAAGCATGAAAATGTACAAGTGTTTGAGATGATTATAGGTAaagatttttatattataaatcttaaaaaattatttaaatcttAATTTCTTTTAAAGTTATAGCCAAAAATTTATTGTAAAAAATTTACATGTTAGAGAAGTTTTATAATacatttaattataaaaagtatCAAGACGTAT contains these protein-coding regions:
- the LOC108460481 gene encoding DNA (cytosine-5)-methyltransferase 1-like isoform X1, which produces MYKRDETVDLLLKTGMKKNKKGKNKSAKSSTKKEMETDKKAQKRNSAQENGEPVPSKRPKRAAACTDFKEKAVCISEKDSVVESKKDMVVEDEILAVGLTCEKDDGRPNRRLTDFVLHNSEGLPQPLEMLEVNDMFITGLILPLEENSDKEKVKEKSVRCEGFGRVESWGISGYEDGCPVIWLSTDVADYSCCKPSGSYKKYYEHFFEKARACVEVYKKLSKPSGGNPDLSLDELLAGVVRSMSGSKSFSRGASIRDFVISQGEFIYNQLIGLDATSRVNDQVFAGLPVLTALKDESRKRENIGLDMALFSGGALTIGKKGEGESKLDETYSSTLTAEEDEDAKLAKLLQEEEYWKSMKQKRNQGSASMSNKFYIKINEDEIANDYPLPAYYKNSNEETDELVVFESDFDVCDPEDLPRSMLHNWSFYNSDSRLISLELLPMKPCADIDVTIFGSGVMTADDGIGFCLDNDLSQSTSGSSSVLNADGIPIFLSAIKEWMIEFGSSMIFISIRTDMAWYRLGKPSKQYLPWYEPVLKTARVAISIITLLKEQTRVSRLSFNDVIKRVSELKKDNRAFISSDPAAVERYIVVHGQIILQLFAEFPDEKIKKCAFVVGLANKMEERHHTKWLVKKKKVVHKNEPNLNPRAAMMPIASIRKAMQATTTRLINRIWGDYYSNYSPEDSKEETNCEVKDEDENEEQEENEDDDGDANAEAEAEANSEAEAEADAEAEAEADANANAEDKPIPMETQKSPSVSKQPRQCSTEEVSWDGEPVSKTSTDKPLYKRAIVHGEVVVVGSAVSVEVDLYELPAIYFVEYMFETSKGRKMFHGRMMQRGSETVLGNAANEREVFLTNNCGDFELEDVKQTVVVDIRLRPWGYQHRKDNANMDKLDRAEAEERKRKGLPMEYYCKSLYWPERGAFFTLPIDTLGLGSGCCHSCQVKDAGRAKEVFKVNSSNTGFVYKGTEYFIHDYVYVSPHQFTVERADTENFKAGRNIGLKPYVVCQVLEIIVPKGQKKVCEESTQVKVRRFFRPEDISAEKAYSSDIREVYYSEETDILFAEAIEGKCEVRKKNDVPACNSPVIFHHVFFCDRIYDPSNGSLKQLPAQIKLRYSTGIVDNEIAYQKKKGKGKQEESELQVEKQHEASQEIRLATLDIFAGCGGLSEGLHQSGVSLTKWAIEYEEPAGDAFKLNHPESLVFIKNCNVILRAIMEKCGDVDDCISTSEAAELAASLDEKEINDLPLPGQVDFINGGPPCQGFSGMNRFNHSTWSKVQCEMILAFLSFADYFRPRYFLLENVRNFVSFNKGQTFKLTLASLLEMGYQVRFGILEAGAYGVSQSRKRAFIWAASPEETLPEWPEPMHVFAVPELKVTLSHNLQYAAVRSTASGAPFRAITVRDTIGDLPAVGNGASKTNLEYQSEAVSWFQKKIRGNIAVLTDHISKEMNELNLIRCQKIPKRPGADWHDLPDEKVKLSTGQLVDLIPWCLPNTAKRHNQWKGLFGRLDWEGNFPTSITDPQPMGKVGMCFHPEQDRILTVRECARSQGFPDGYKFAGNIQHKHRQIGNAVPPPLAFALGRKLKEALDSKK
- the LOC108460481 gene encoding DNA (cytosine-5)-methyltransferase 1-like isoform X2 — its product is MGSVALLDSNSPSGMKKNKKGKNKSAKSSTKKEMETDKKAQKRNSAQENGEPVPSKRPKRAAACTDFKEKAVCISEKDSVVESKKDMVVEDEILAVGLTCEKDDGRPNRRLTDFVLHNSEGLPQPLEMLEVNDMFITGLILPLEENSDKEKVKEKSVRCEGFGRVESWGISGYEDGCPVIWLSTDVADYSCCKPSGSYKKYYEHFFEKARACVEVYKKLSKPSGGNPDLSLDELLAGVVRSMSGSKSFSRGASIRDFVISQGEFIYNQLIGLDATSRVNDQVFAGLPVLTALKDESRKRENIGLDMALFSGGALTIGKKGEGESKLDETYSSTLTAEEDEDAKLAKLLQEEEYWKSMKQKRNQGSASMSNKFYIKINEDEIANDYPLPAYYKNSNEETDELVVFESDFDVCDPEDLPRSMLHNWSFYNSDSRLISLELLPMKPCADIDVTIFGSGVMTADDGIGFCLDNDLSQSTSGSSSVLNADGIPIFLSAIKEWMIEFGSSMIFISIRTDMAWYRLGKPSKQYLPWYEPVLKTARVAISIITLLKEQTRVSRLSFNDVIKRVSELKKDNRAFISSDPAAVERYIVVHGQIILQLFAEFPDEKIKKCAFVVGLANKMEERHHTKWLVKKKKVVHKNEPNLNPRAAMMPIASIRKAMQATTTRLINRIWGDYYSNYSPEDSKEETNCEVKDEDENEEQEENEDDDGDANAEAEAEANSEAEAEADAEAEAEADANANAEDKPIPMETQKSPSVSKQPRQCSTEEVSWDGEPVSKTSTDKPLYKRAIVHGEVVVVGSAVSVEVDLYELPAIYFVEYMFETSKGRKMFHGRMMQRGSETVLGNAANEREVFLTNNCGDFELEDVKQTVVVDIRLRPWGYQHRKDNANMDKLDRAEAEERKRKGLPMEYYCKSLYWPERGAFFTLPIDTLGLGSGCCHSCQVKDAGRAKEVFKVNSSNTGFVYKGTEYFIHDYVYVSPHQFTVERADTENFKAGRNIGLKPYVVCQVLEIIVPKGQKKVCEESTQVKVRRFFRPEDISAEKAYSSDIREVYYSEETDILFAEAIEGKCEVRKKNDVPACNSPVIFHHVFFCDRIYDPSNGSLKQLPAQIKLRYSTGIVDNEIAYQKKKGKGKQEESELQVEKQHEASQEIRLATLDIFAGCGGLSEGLHQSGVSLTKWAIEYEEPAGDAFKLNHPESLVFIKNCNVILRAIMEKCGDVDDCISTSEAAELAASLDEKEINDLPLPGQVDFINGGPPCQGFSGMNRFNHSTWSKVQCEMILAFLSFADYFRPRYFLLENVRNFVSFNKGQTFKLTLASLLEMGYQVRFGILEAGAYGVSQSRKRAFIWAASPEETLPEWPEPMHVFAVPELKVTLSHNLQYAAVRSTASGAPFRAITVRDTIGDLPAVGNGASKTNLEYQSEAVSWFQKKIRGNIAVLTDHISKEMNELNLIRCQKIPKRPGADWHDLPDEKVKLSTGQLVDLIPWCLPNTAKRHNQWKGLFGRLDWEGNFPTSITDPQPMGKVGMCFHPEQDRILTVRECARSQGFPDGYKFAGNIQHKHRQIGNAVPPPLAFALGRKLKEALDSKK
- the LOC108460481 gene encoding DNA (cytosine-5)-methyltransferase 1-like isoform X3, giving the protein MKKNKKGKNKSAKSSTKKEMETDKKAQKRNSAQENGEPVPSKRPKRAAACTDFKEKAVCISEKDSVVESKKDMVVEDEILAVGLTCEKDDGRPNRRLTDFVLHNSEGLPQPLEMLEVNDMFITGLILPLEENSDKEKVKEKSVRCEGFGRVESWGISGYEDGCPVIWLSTDVADYSCCKPSGSYKKYYEHFFEKARACVEVYKKLSKPSGGNPDLSLDELLAGVVRSMSGSKSFSRGASIRDFVISQGEFIYNQLIGLDATSRVNDQVFAGLPVLTALKDESRKRENIGLDMALFSGGALTIGKKGEGESKLDETYSSTLTAEEDEDAKLAKLLQEEEYWKSMKQKRNQGSASMSNKFYIKINEDEIANDYPLPAYYKNSNEETDELVVFESDFDVCDPEDLPRSMLHNWSFYNSDSRLISLELLPMKPCADIDVTIFGSGVMTADDGIGFCLDNDLSQSTSGSSSVLNADGIPIFLSAIKEWMIEFGSSMIFISIRTDMAWYRLGKPSKQYLPWYEPVLKTARVAISIITLLKEQTRVSRLSFNDVIKRVSELKKDNRAFISSDPAAVERYIVVHGQIILQLFAEFPDEKIKKCAFVVGLANKMEERHHTKWLVKKKKVVHKNEPNLNPRAAMMPIASIRKAMQATTTRLINRIWGDYYSNYSPEDSKEETNCEVKDEDENEEQEENEDDDGDANAEAEAEANSEAEAEADAEAEAEADANANAEDKPIPMETQKSPSVSKQPRQCSTEEVSWDGEPVSKTSTDKPLYKRAIVHGEVVVVGSAVSVEVDLYELPAIYFVEYMFETSKGRKMFHGRMMQRGSETVLGNAANEREVFLTNNCGDFELEDVKQTVVVDIRLRPWGYQHRKDNANMDKLDRAEAEERKRKGLPMEYYCKSLYWPERGAFFTLPIDTLGLGSGCCHSCQVKDAGRAKEVFKVNSSNTGFVYKGTEYFIHDYVYVSPHQFTVERADTENFKAGRNIGLKPYVVCQVLEIIVPKGQKKVCEESTQVKVRRFFRPEDISAEKAYSSDIREVYYSEETDILFAEAIEGKCEVRKKNDVPACNSPVIFHHVFFCDRIYDPSNGSLKQLPAQIKLRYSTGIVDNEIAYQKKKGKGKQEESELQVEKQHEASQEIRLATLDIFAGCGGLSEGLHQSGVSLTKWAIEYEEPAGDAFKLNHPESLVFIKNCNVILRAIMEKCGDVDDCISTSEAAELAASLDEKEINDLPLPGQVDFINGGPPCQGFSGMNRFNHSTWSKVQCEMILAFLSFADYFRPRYFLLENVRNFVSFNKGQTFKLTLASLLEMGYQVRFGILEAGAYGVSQSRKRAFIWAASPEETLPEWPEPMHVFAVPELKVTLSHNLQYAAVRSTASGAPFRAITVRDTIGDLPAVGNGASKTNLEYQSEAVSWFQKKIRGNIAVLTDHISKEMNELNLIRCQKIPKRPGADWHDLPDEKVKLSTGQLVDLIPWCLPNTAKRHNQWKGLFGRLDWEGNFPTSITDPQPMGKVGMCFHPEQDRILTVRECARSQGFPDGYKFAGNIQHKHRQIGNAVPPPLAFALGRKLKEALDSKK